The proteins below come from a single Bacteroidia bacterium genomic window:
- a CDS encoding amidohydrolase — MQDLNIALIQTRLEWEDKKANLRNFGEKLRSISSETQLVVLPEMFSTGFSMRPEKLAEDMDGPTVQWMKEQASRQNITLTGSIIIGKDGKYFNRLIWMRPDGSFETYDKRHLFSMAKEEAHYTAGDQKLIVELNGWKICPMVCYDLRFPVWIRNTELYDCLIFVANWPERRANHWELLLQARAIENQCFVAGVNRVGTDGNEVEYDGRSAIYSPTGDCLAQMKHQQGIIYAQLEKTSITKVRRYMPFLQDRDTFDIELEK, encoded by the coding sequence ATGCAAGATCTGAACATTGCCCTGATACAAACACGGTTGGAATGGGAAGATAAAAAAGCCAACCTGCGGAATTTCGGGGAGAAGCTGCGTTCGATAAGCAGTGAAACCCAACTCGTGGTGCTGCCGGAAATGTTCAGCACGGGATTTAGCATGAGGCCCGAAAAACTGGCCGAAGATATGGATGGGCCGACCGTGCAATGGATGAAAGAACAGGCATCAAGGCAAAACATAACACTGACCGGCAGCATCATTATCGGCAAAGATGGAAAATATTTTAACCGTCTTATCTGGATGCGCCCGGATGGAAGTTTTGAGACCTATGATAAGCGACATCTTTTCAGCATGGCAAAAGAAGAGGCACATTATACGGCTGGCGATCAAAAGCTGATCGTGGAGTTGAATGGCTGGAAAATCTGCCCTATGGTATGTTACGACCTCCGGTTCCCCGTGTGGATAAGGAATACCGAACTATATGACTGCCTCATTTTCGTGGCAAACTGGCCCGAACGCAGGGCAAATCATTGGGAACTCCTGCTGCAGGCGCGCGCTATCGAGAACCAATGTTTTGTGGCAGGGGTAAACCGGGTGGGCACAGATGGAAATGAGGTGGAATATGACGGCCGCTCGGCCATATACAGCCCCACAGGAGATTGCCTGGCACAAATGAAACACCAGCAAGGGATCATCTACGCTCAACTGGAAAAAACCAGCATCACCAAAGTAAGGCGTTACATGCCTTTTCTTCAGGACCGGGATACTTTTGATATAGAATTGGAGAAGTGA
- a CDS encoding methionine aminotransferase, with translation MQQSITGSTTKLPGIGTSIFAVMSGLANECGAINLSQGFPDFECPPHLVELVAKYLREGKNQYAPMPGLPALKEEIALKTQKLYGTSYDPDKEITITSGATEAIYAAITSVVKEDDEVLIFEPAYDSYVPSILLNRGKPRYVRLEPPHYKINWEEVKKEISYRTRAIILNSPHNPTGTVLSSEDIKQLEKLVSGTDIIIISDEVYEHIIFDKIAHHSICRYPSLAGRSFVIFSFGKTYHNTGWKMGYVLAPSGLMTEFRKVFQYLQYSSCTPFQYAFADFMKDEAHYLSLPDFYQNKRDLFAQAVEASRFQLVPCHGTYFQCLDYSAISDEPDRQFAEHLTREFKIASIPISVFYHEKIDNQILRFCFAKSEETLKKAGELLCKI, from the coding sequence ATGCAACAGAGCATCACCGGCAGTACAACCAAACTTCCCGGAATCGGGACAAGCATTTTCGCAGTCATGTCTGGCCTTGCCAATGAATGCGGAGCCATCAATCTCTCTCAGGGGTTCCCTGATTTTGAATGTCCGCCACACCTTGTGGAACTTGTAGCGAAATATCTCCGGGAAGGAAAAAATCAATATGCACCCATGCCGGGGCTGCCAGCGCTCAAAGAGGAGATAGCCCTGAAAACGCAGAAACTATATGGTACCAGTTATGATCCTGACAAAGAAATCACCATTACATCAGGGGCTACCGAAGCCATTTATGCTGCCATTACTTCGGTAGTGAAGGAAGATGATGAAGTGCTGATTTTTGAACCGGCTTATGACAGCTATGTGCCCTCCATCCTGCTGAACCGGGGCAAGCCGCGCTATGTCCGGCTGGAACCGCCTCATTACAAAATAAACTGGGAAGAGGTGAAAAAAGAGATCAGCTACCGCACCCGCGCCATTATCCTGAACTCTCCCCACAATCCCACCGGCACCGTGCTGAGCAGTGAGGATATAAAACAGTTGGAGAAACTGGTGAGCGGTACCGATATTATCATCATAAGCGATGAGGTCTATGAGCACATCATTTTCGACAAGATTGCACACCACAGCATTTGCCGTTATCCTTCCCTTGCCGGTCGCAGTTTTGTTATTTTTTCATTTGGAAAAACCTATCACAATACCGGTTGGAAAATGGGATATGTACTGGCACCTTCCGGCCTGATGACGGAATTCCGGAAAGTATTTCAGTATCTCCAATATTCCTCCTGCACGCCTTTTCAATATGCGTTTGCTGATTTTATGAAGGACGAAGCCCACTATCTCTCGCTGCCGGATTTTTATCAGAATAAACGGGATTTATTTGCTCAGGCAGTAGAGGCCAGCCGGTTTCAGCTTGTTCCTTGCCACGGCACCTATTTTCAGTGCCTGGACTACAGCGCAATAAGCGATGAACCTGACCGTCAATTTGCGGAGCACCTGACGCGCGAATTCAAAATTGCCAGCATTCCCATTTCCGTTTTTTACCATGAAAAAATTGACAACCAAATTTTGCGGTTTTGCTTCGCGAAATCAGAAGAAACCCTGAAAAAAGCCGGAGAACTGCTATGCAAGATCTGA
- a CDS encoding phosphoglycerate kinase has protein sequence MITVDNFNYAGARVLTRVDFNVPLSNDFRIEDDTRITATLPTLKKILDDGGRLVLMSHLGRPKDGPEEAFSLKHLVSHLSELLRCKVHFVDDCVGAKAGGASENLKDGEVLLLENLRFHPEETAGDIEFAKQLAANGDYYVNDAFGAAHREHASTCIIARFFPAKRAFGYLMASEVANLDRLLQSDEHPFTAIIGGAKVSDKILVLDEMVQKADYLLIGGAMAYTFIRAWDGKTGSSKVEEDRINLAKDFLAVAESSDCRLMLPRDSVAANDFRADADTRITDSFHIPSGWMGLDIGPEARKEYAAIIAKSRLILWNGPMGVFEMEQFRAGTLTIAEAIADATDDGAYSLIGGGDSVSAINRFGLQDRVSYISTGGGAMLEYIQGEDLPGVKAILGSHHS, from the coding sequence ATGATTACAGTAGACAATTTCAACTATGCAGGTGCCAGGGTGCTGACGCGTGTAGACTTTAACGTGCCCCTGAGCAATGACTTCCGGATAGAAGACGATACGCGAATAACAGCCACCCTGCCTACATTAAAAAAAATTCTGGATGATGGTGGCCGGCTGGTGCTCATGTCCCACCTGGGAAGACCCAAAGATGGGCCTGAGGAAGCTTTTTCGCTGAAGCACCTGGTGTCCCATTTGTCTGAGCTTCTGCGTTGCAAAGTCCATTTTGTGGATGATTGCGTGGGCGCGAAAGCTGGTGGCGCTTCAGAAAACCTGAAAGACGGAGAAGTCCTGCTATTGGAAAACCTGAGGTTCCATCCTGAAGAAACAGCAGGGGATATTGAATTTGCGAAACAACTTGCAGCAAATGGCGACTATTACGTGAATGATGCATTCGGAGCCGCTCATCGCGAACATGCCTCCACCTGTATCATTGCCAGGTTTTTCCCAGCGAAAAGAGCTTTCGGATACCTGATGGCTTCAGAGGTAGCGAACCTTGACCGGTTACTACAAAGCGATGAGCACCCATTTACCGCAATTATAGGTGGTGCGAAGGTTTCGGATAAAATTCTGGTGCTTGATGAAATGGTACAAAAAGCCGATTACCTCCTCATCGGGGGCGCGATGGCCTATACTTTTATCCGCGCGTGGGACGGCAAAACCGGCAGTTCCAAAGTAGAGGAAGACCGGATCAACCTTGCCAAGGACTTCCTGGCAGTGGCCGAAAGTTCAGATTGCAGGCTGATGCTGCCCAGAGACAGCGTAGCCGCCAACGATTTCAGGGCGGATGCTGACACACGGATCACTGACAGTTTCCACATCCCCTCCGGCTGGATGGGTCTGGACATTGGTCCGGAAGCCAGGAAAGAATATGCTGCGATCATTGCCAAATCCAGGTTAATTCTCTGGAACGGACCTATGGGCGTATTTGAAATGGAGCAATTCCGGGCAGGCACCCTTACCATTGCCGAGGCCATAGCCGATGCCACGGATGATGGCGCTTACAGCCTGATCGGTGGCGGAGATTCGGTTTCAGCCATAAACCGCTTTGGCTTGCAGGACCGGGTCAGCTACATTTCCACGGGTGGAGGCGCTATGCTGGAATATATCCAGGGCGAAGATCTGCCGGGCGTCAAAGCCATTCTCGGATCTCATCATTCATAG
- a CDS encoding T9SS type A sorting domain-containing protein yields the protein MKLILLILAIAIISPGFVQAQPCQPDTTKKEVGIYPKPVIPATVGQMYDENLTLRFPKDTTYMGNDIEIDSITIVKVDRLPQGFSYTCNIPGCTYPGGGVGCVNVQGLPDASMQGSRYVLVTVRGYVTLFGNVVTMSSVDSIEFIIQNPDGINEDVQTLKLLQNYPNPFKTSTIFSFMLPDYNQVSLSIFNLVGREVFRQYIQGNPGLNKVEFKNEDLTPGMYFYRLKYGDEELTRRMTISR from the coding sequence ATGAAACTAATTTTACTAATACTTGCTATAGCGATCATCTCGCCTGGTTTTGTGCAAGCGCAACCTTGCCAGCCTGATACTACCAAGAAGGAAGTGGGTATTTATCCAAAACCCGTTATTCCTGCTACTGTGGGGCAAATGTATGATGAGAACCTTACCCTCCGGTTTCCGAAGGACACCACTTACATGGGAAATGATATTGAGATTGACAGCATTACCATCGTAAAGGTAGACCGCCTGCCGCAGGGTTTTTCGTATACCTGCAATATTCCGGGCTGTACATATCCTGGTGGCGGAGTTGGATGTGTGAACGTGCAGGGCCTGCCGGATGCTTCCATGCAGGGCTCCCGGTATGTGTTGGTTACCGTCAGGGGCTATGTTACTCTTTTCGGAAATGTGGTTACCATGAGTTCGGTGGATTCTATTGAATTTATTATTCAGAACCCGGATGGAATAAATGAAGATGTGCAGACCCTGAAGCTGTTGCAGAATTACCCCAATCCATTTAAAACATCCACCATTTTCTCCTTTATGTTGCCAGATTATAACCAGGTATCGCTCAGTATTTTCAATCTTGTGGGCCGCGAAGTATTTCGGCAATACATCCAGGGGAATCCCGGACTCAACAAGGTGGAATTCAAAAACGAGGATCTGACGCCCGGAATGTATTTCTACAGGCTCAAATATGGAGATGAGGAATTGACGCGAAGAATGACGATTTCCAGATAG
- a CDS encoding ribonuclease Z — translation MPFEILILGNSSATPTLDRFPSGQIIRLQENYFMVDAGEGMQVQLLRYGVRASRISHVFISHLHPDHYLGLIGWICTQNLQRRSSALTIYGPAGLEEIVMVNMRHSGLKMQYELIFEELEIEQPKVILDLPECTVETVPLLHRIPTAGFIFREKPHSFKINQEAFAKENLPVQAYSYFRRGEDFQDDDGKRYSFREFTYPPPPPRTYACLSDTRCSDKYFSQIAGADLLYHEATFRNQHLDLAEKTLHSTTGEAAMAARQTNAKQLIISHFSSRYKNLEELLKEARAVFPNTELARAGLRLSIPFQSA, via the coding sequence ATGCCATTCGAGATTCTAATTCTGGGCAATAGTTCCGCAACGCCCACGCTTGACCGCTTTCCTTCAGGGCAGATAATTCGACTTCAGGAAAACTATTTCATGGTGGATGCAGGCGAAGGAATGCAGGTGCAATTGCTGCGCTATGGAGTAAGGGCAAGCCGCATCAGCCACGTTTTCATCAGCCACCTTCACCCGGATCACTACCTGGGCCTCATCGGATGGATATGTACGCAGAACCTTCAGAGGCGATCATCGGCACTCACCATTTACGGCCCTGCGGGTCTGGAAGAAATTGTGATGGTAAACATGCGTCACTCCGGCCTTAAAATGCAATACGAGCTTATTTTTGAGGAGCTTGAAATAGAACAGCCCAAGGTGATCCTCGATTTGCCGGAATGCACGGTAGAGACGGTCCCGCTGTTGCACCGCATTCCCACAGCAGGATTTATCTTCAGGGAGAAACCCCATTCATTCAAGATCAACCAGGAGGCTTTTGCAAAGGAAAACCTGCCTGTTCAGGCTTATAGTTATTTCCGCAGGGGAGAGGATTTTCAGGATGATGACGGGAAACGGTATTCTTTCCGGGAATTTACTTATCCACCACCACCGCCCCGTACTTATGCCTGCCTCTCTGACACTCGCTGCAGCGACAAATATTTCAGCCAGATTGCAGGAGCCGACCTCCTTTATCATGAGGCTACTTTCAGAAATCAACATCTTGATTTAGCGGAAAAAACACTGCACTCCACTACCGGTGAAGCAGCAATGGCGGCCAGGCAGACAAATGCGAAGCAACTTATCATCAGCCATTTTTCATCCCGCTACAAAAATCTGGAGGAGTTGCTGAAAGAAGCGCGTGCCGTATTTCCGAATACCGAGTTGGCGCGGGCGGGTCTGAGATTATCTATTCCCTTTCAATCTGCATAG
- a CDS encoding PD-(D/E)XK nuclease family protein has protein sequence MGYGCDHYLLNGFVLARAAVIPVRNIPVQKNIGCFLSENRNIRRFVHQPFKAAGPLPDMSSIPFLKRLAAEVVHRHKDKLDEVCVILPSRRATVFFRQHLSQIIEKPVWMPALMSLQDFVEERYPHQILDPLELNFMLFSIYQKHQPEEPFDKFYPWGQMLLKDFDEVDRYMVNADRLFQNLKEVKEIEQWEPSAIKFWQEMETEDPKPVQQRFYRLWELAGILYNELAEQLRNARQGYEGMAYRWMAEAVSTEKFNTHYSQLYFAGFNALSTAEEVIIKGLAAQRKATVFFDADPYFLDDPQHEAGRFIRKYIKEWKLPEVQWLEPHLTTETKHVSMIGTSLKTEQATALASELEKQAEEGQPRWENTAVVLADQGLLFPVLHSLPAAIRDVNVTMGYPLRFSPLFSLFDSMGQLHSNAREKAGKHSFFYKDVMALLSHPYLRQVRHEQTEKLSREIRRGQTFYIDAVDLTCDDPVLSLIFSLPATPDEAASLFSALLDELRVSLTSDNKPQILEQEFIFQYKILLNRLHDVMTQHRVEMPQKTFSRLFREIVSSASLPFSGEPLKGLQVMGMLETRTLDFEDVYILSVNEGSLPSGSRNQSFIPYDLRKAHHLPSHEEQSALYAYHFYRLLQRGVNVRLFYTTEAGSLGTGEKSRFLLQVEQLLAPANPRLQLKKFLYSSPVSAKPPRSIAIERTDEITRKLQAIVSERGLSASALIMYALCPLKFYLHYVMKLKEEDELTQELEASEFGSIYHDAMEYLYKDQTGKKLVRGDFEQMKNAVTDAIKHGFRKADRDYGQAMENRNFFDAETLRFLVEMTLQADSRLPEFELLALEYEASVEHALPKGTNVKLYGKIDRIDRSSEGTRIVDYKTGNVSTFRFLPGEEPEISVTNKEAFQVYFYAYLYYRISGETRLIPAVLPLKQVAKGYSSFPKQEKVLSKEDLEQFEIYLSNLIQEVFTAPAFVQTTDTTVCQYCAFNTICLRN, from the coding sequence GTGGGCTATGGGTGCGATCATTATTTGTTGAATGGATTTGTGCTGGCAAGAGCTGCTGTGATTCCTGTCAGGAATATTCCCGTTCAGAAGAATATTGGCTGCTTTCTCTCAGAAAATCGAAATATTCGCAGATTCGTTCATCAGCCATTCAAGGCTGCCGGCCCATTACCAGATATGTCCTCCATTCCATTTCTTAAACGTCTCGCTGCCGAGGTTGTCCACCGCCACAAGGACAAGCTGGATGAGGTATGCGTTATACTGCCTTCACGTAGAGCTACTGTTTTCTTCAGGCAGCATCTTTCACAGATCATCGAAAAGCCGGTGTGGATGCCGGCCCTTATGTCGTTGCAGGATTTTGTGGAAGAGCGCTATCCGCATCAAATTCTCGATCCGCTGGAGCTGAACTTTATGCTGTTCAGCATCTACCAAAAACATCAACCGGAGGAGCCCTTTGATAAATTTTATCCCTGGGGACAAATGCTCCTGAAGGATTTTGATGAGGTGGACCGTTACATGGTAAATGCTGACAGATTATTTCAAAACCTGAAAGAAGTAAAAGAAATAGAACAGTGGGAACCTTCTGCTATAAAATTTTGGCAGGAAATGGAAACGGAAGATCCAAAGCCGGTGCAGCAGCGGTTTTACCGTTTATGGGAACTGGCCGGTATCCTTTATAACGAACTCGCGGAGCAACTCAGAAACGCCCGCCAGGGATACGAAGGAATGGCTTATCGCTGGATGGCCGAGGCGGTTTCCACCGAGAAATTCAATACCCATTACAGCCAACTTTATTTTGCCGGTTTCAATGCGTTGTCAACTGCCGAAGAAGTGATTATAAAGGGATTGGCTGCACAACGAAAGGCTACCGTATTTTTTGACGCTGATCCATATTTTCTCGATGATCCGCAACATGAAGCAGGCCGGTTCATCCGGAAGTATATCAAAGAATGGAAGCTGCCCGAGGTGCAATGGCTGGAACCGCATCTTACCACTGAGACGAAACATGTAAGCATGATTGGTACTTCCCTGAAGACGGAGCAAGCCACGGCACTTGCATCGGAACTGGAAAAACAGGCTGAAGAAGGGCAGCCCCGCTGGGAAAATACGGCAGTCGTGCTGGCCGATCAGGGTTTGCTTTTCCCCGTGCTGCATTCCCTGCCCGCAGCCATCCGGGATGTGAACGTGACGATGGGCTATCCTTTGCGGTTTTCTCCGCTCTTCAGCCTTTTCGACTCGATGGGCCAACTTCATAGCAATGCAAGGGAAAAAGCGGGCAAACACAGCTTCTTTTATAAAGATGTTATGGCGCTGCTGAGCCATCCTTATCTGCGCCAGGTGAGGCACGAGCAGACCGAAAAGCTGAGCAGGGAGATCAGGCGCGGACAAACGTTTTATATTGATGCTGTAGATTTAACTTGTGATGATCCGGTCCTCAGTTTGATTTTCTCCCTGCCGGCTACTCCTGATGAAGCAGCCTCGCTTTTCTCGGCTTTGCTGGATGAACTCCGGGTATCACTCACGAGTGATAATAAGCCGCAAATACTGGAACAGGAATTTATCTTTCAATATAAAATACTGCTGAACCGCCTTCACGATGTGATGACGCAACATCGTGTGGAGATGCCGCAGAAAACCTTTAGCCGGTTGTTCCGGGAGATTGTGAGTAGCGCCAGCCTTCCTTTTAGCGGTGAACCGTTGAAAGGTCTTCAGGTGATGGGAATGCTAGAAACCAGGACCCTTGATTTCGAGGACGTATACATTCTTTCTGTGAATGAGGGCAGTCTTCCTTCCGGGAGCCGGAACCAAAGCTTTATTCCGTACGACCTGCGAAAGGCGCATCATCTGCCATCGCATGAGGAGCAGTCAGCACTTTATGCTTATCATTTTTACCGGTTGCTGCAGCGGGGGGTTAATGTTCGCCTGTTTTATACAACTGAGGCCGGTTCATTGGGAACTGGCGAAAAAAGTCGCTTTTTATTGCAGGTAGAGCAATTGCTGGCTCCGGCAAATCCTCGTCTGCAACTGAAGAAATTTCTTTACTCAAGTCCGGTTTCTGCCAAACCTCCGCGATCCATCGCCATTGAGCGGACAGATGAAATAACCCGGAAATTACAGGCAATCGTGAGCGAGCGGGGCCTGTCTGCCAGCGCATTGATCATGTATGCCCTTTGCCCCTTAAAATTTTACCTGCATTACGTCATGAAATTGAAGGAGGAAGATGAATTGACGCAGGAACTGGAGGCCAGCGAATTTGGCAGTATTTATCATGATGCAATGGAATATTTGTACAAGGATCAAACAGGAAAGAAACTGGTTCGCGGGGATTTTGAGCAAATGAAGAATGCGGTAACAGATGCGATTAAGCACGGATTCCGAAAGGCGGACAGGGATTATGGCCAGGCAATGGAGAACCGGAACTTCTTTGATGCCGAAACGCTGCGGTTTCTGGTGGAAATGACTTTGCAGGCAGATAGCCGGTTGCCGGAATTTGAACTTCTGGCACTGGAGTATGAGGCCTCAGTGGAGCATGCCCTTCCAAAGGGAACGAATGTAAAATTGTACGGTAAGATTGACCGTATAGATCGCAGCAGCGAAGGAACCCGCATTGTGGATTACAAAACGGGAAACGTAAGTACCTTCAGGTTTCTGCCGGGTGAGGAGCCGGAAATTTCAGTAACCAATAAAGAGGCATTTCAGGTCTATTTTTACGCTTATCTCTATTACCGAATCTCGGGAGAAACACGGCTGATCCCGGCTGTATTACCTTTAAAGCAGGTGGCAAAAGGGTATTCTTCCTTTCCAAAGCAAGAAAAGGTGCTGAGTAAGGAAGATCTGGAACAATTTGAAATATATCTTTCCAACCTGATACAGGAAGTTTTTACAGCACCGGCCTTTGTCCAAACTACGGATACAACCGTTTGTCAGTATTGTGCATTTAATACAATCTGCCTCAGAAATTAA
- a CDS encoding choice-of-anchor V domain-containing protein, with translation MRKRIFTGFTIIVIALFYVSESRTSPTGAPSGHTNAPGESVCANSSCHTSNPLNSGGGSVSISIEDMDGPVTSYTAGEDYTITISLKAATSQTTELVGGFQLVALDNDGTSRGSFTLSPDMKTTNSLIGGNLRTYATHTMPESFFPGTGHEWALGWTAPASPAGALTFYAAANSGNGDGTSFGDFIYANSFVLDGLVSIRDNENTYGMEVFPTVTRDVFHVKFKLTHQALLAIELVDLQGRQIREFDRSFFASGSHFRSFNANGLESGIYFLRVASETENAVQKIFIR, from the coding sequence ATGAGAAAAAGAATTTTTACAGGTTTCACCATAATAGTAATTGCACTTTTTTATGTCTCTGAAAGCCGGACCAGCCCAACGGGCGCTCCTTCAGGACACACCAATGCTCCGGGTGAGAGCGTGTGCGCAAATTCTTCCTGCCACACTTCTAATCCGCTTAACTCTGGCGGGGGGAGTGTTTCGATTTCCATTGAAGATATGGATGGGCCTGTGACAAGCTACACGGCAGGAGAAGATTATACCATAACCATCTCTTTAAAAGCGGCTACATCCCAAACTACTGAATTAGTGGGCGGTTTTCAGTTGGTGGCGCTGGATAACGATGGCACTTCAAGAGGCAGCTTTACCCTTTCACCTGATATGAAAACCACCAATTCATTGATAGGTGGGAATCTCCGTACTTACGCAACGCACACCATGCCTGAATCATTCTTTCCCGGCACAGGCCATGAATGGGCACTAGGGTGGACAGCCCCCGCTTCACCGGCCGGTGCTCTTACTTTTTATGCGGCCGCTAACAGCGGAAATGGTGACGGAACCTCATTCGGAGATTTTATATATGCCAACTCCTTTGTACTTGATGGATTGGTTTCCATCCGGGATAATGAAAATACTTATGGAATGGAAGTGTTTCCAACAGTAACCCGGGATGTATTCCATGTGAAGTTTAAATTGACGCATCAGGCACTACTTGCCATTGAGTTGGTGGATCTTCAGGGCAGGCAGATCAGGGAGTTTGACAGGAGCTTTTTCGCTTCGGGAAGCCATTTCCGCAGCTTCAACGCGAATGGCCTGGAATCAGGAATTTATTTTCTGCGGGTTGCTTCCGAAACGGAGAATGCTGTGCAAAAGATATTTATCCGGTAA